CCGCCGTCGCCGACCAGCGCCTGCGGGCTCTCCCCGGCATCGGTGTCTGGACCTCCGCCGAGTGCCGCCAGCGCTCCCACGGCGACCCCGACGCCGTCACGATCGGCGACTTCCACCTGCCCCACATCGTCGGCGTCGCCCTCACCGGCCGCCGCGTCGACGACGCCGGGATGCTCGAGCTCCTCGAGCCCTACGCCGGCCACCGCTACCGCGTCACCCGGCTGATCGAGCTCTCCGGCCTCCCGAACCCCCGCTACGGCCCCCGCCTCACCATCCAGGACCACCGCCACCACTGACGACGCGCCCCTCCTGCGGGATGACGTCCCGTACGGGTGGCCTGTCAGCCCTGCGCCGGGCCGACAGGGGCCACGCCCGGGACGTCATCCCGCAGGTTGGGCGAGGCTCAGAGGTCGCGGAGGAACTGGGCCCGGGCGTCGGGGGAGAGGTCGGGACGGGGGGTCGGGGGAGCGGCGGGGACGCCGATCGCGACGGCGCCGAGGGGGTCCCAGTCGGCGGGGAGGTCGAGGGCGGTGCGGGTGACCTCGGGGCAGAACAGGGTGGACGAGACCCAGGCCGAGCCCAGGCCCTCCGCGGCGAGGGCGATCAGCAGGCTCTGGACCGCGGCGCCGCCGGCGACGGTGAACATGTCCCGCTCGGCGGCGGAGCGGGCGGCGTCGGGGTAGGCGTGCGCGCCGTCCCGGACGACGCAGGGGACGACGATCAGCGGCGCGCGCCGAAGCACCTCGCCCCGCCGGGTGCGGACCTCGATCTGATGCTCCGTCATGCCGTCGGCGCGCAGGTCCGCGACCCAGGCCTCGTGCATCGCGTCGAGCAGCCGCGTCCGGGACTCCGCCGAGGTCAGCCGCACGAACCGGAACGGGGTCGTGTGGTGCGGCGCCGGCGCGGTCAGGGCGGTGGCGAGGGCGCGGTCAACCGCGCCCGGATCGACGGGATCGTCGGTGAAGTGACGCACCGTCCGCCGGTTGGTGACGGCCGTCCGCCGGGCCTCGGCGGTACCGAGGGAGAACATGTCGTCCTCCGCCGGGCGGATCAGCGCGCGGGCGCCAGGGCCGTCCTCACGGGTCGTCAGGTGTGTGAGGCCCCGGACGACCGCCATCGGGATCCCGCCGAGCTTGGTCTTCACCAGCTCGGCCGCGGCGGCGACCTCGTCCGCGGTCGCGACGACCGTCACCTCGAGCAGGTTGCCGTAGCTGTCCGTGCCGCCGCGGAGGTCCTCGGCCGGGGCGAGGCCGGCGACGCCGATCGCGACGTCGACGACGCCCTGCCGCCAGGGCCGGCCGAGCGAGTCGGTGATCACGACCGCGACGTCCGACCCGCGCTCCCGGAGCCCGGCGCGCAGGGCGCGGGCGGAGGCGTCGGGATCCTCGGGCAGCAGCAGCACGGTGCCGGGCTCGGTGTTGGAGGCGTCGACCCCGGCCGCGGCGAGGACCAGCCCGTGCCGGGTCTGCACGATGCGCGTCCCGCGGCGGTAGGCGACGACCCGCACCGCCTCGGCGTCGATCGCCGCCTCCCGGTCGGGGGCGCGGAGGATCCGGCCCTCGGCCTTGCTCACGACCTTGCTGGAGACGACGAGCACGTCGCCGTCCTGCAGGTCGGCGTGCGCGGCGGCGAGCGCGGCCAGGTCGTCGCCCGGCCGCACCTCGCCGATCCCGAGGACCGGCCGGATCTGGAGCTCGGTCACTGCTCGGGTCACTGCTCGGGTCACTGCTCGGGTCGCCGCACGAGCTCGAGGGCGGCCGCGGCCATGGCGGCGGTCGCGTCGACGTCGGTCATCCGCAGCGGGACGGCGCGGGAGGCGATCCCGGCGGCGGCCACGGTCTCGGCCGCGGCGGCGTCCGCCGTGTCGACCAGCCAGCCGTCGAGCAGGTCCGGGCCGTAGTGGAGGGCGACGGCCGCCGCGGAGGTCTCGACCCCGATCGCGGCGAGGACCTTGTCGGCCATGCCGCGCACCGGGGCGCCGCCGATGATGGGGGAGACCCCGACGACCGGGGCCGTCGCCGCCGCCACCGCGGACCGGATGCCGGGCACGGCGAGGATCGCCCCGACGCTGACCACCGGGTTCGACGGCGGGAACACGATCACGTCGGCCTCGGCGATCGCGGTCAGGACGCCGGGCGCGGGGCGCGACTCCTCGGCGCCTTCGAAGCGGATCTTCAGCGCCGCCGGCTCGGCGTGCAGCCGGACCCAGTACTCCTGGAAGTGGACGGTGCGCAGTACTCCGTTCGGGTCCTCGATGTCGACTCGCGTCGTGACGGGGTCGTCGGTCATCGGCAGCAGCGTCACGCCGGGCTGCCACCGGGCGCAGAGGGCGGCCGTCGCCTCGGACAGCGTCGCGCCCTCGCGGAGCATCCGGGTGCGGACCAGGTGGGTCGCGATGTCCTTGTCGCCGAGCGCGAACCAGTCCGGTGGTTCGCCGTAGGCACCGAGCTCGTCCTGGACGGCGCGGGTCTCGTCCGCGCGGCCCCAGCCCTGGTCAGGGTGGATGCCGCCGCCGAGCGTGTACATCACGGTGTCGAGGTCGGGGCTGACGTGGAGCCCGAACAAGGTGATGTCGTCGCCGGTGTTGCCGACGACCGTGACCTCGGCCCCGGGCACGGTCGCGTGCAGGTGGGCGAGCAGTCCGCGGAGGAAGCGGGCGGCCCCGATTCCGCCGGCCAGGACAGTGATGCGCATGCCTGTCATCGTCCCAATGGCCACACCCGGATCACCCACCGGGTGAGACATCCCCCACCGAACGGGTCAATATCACCGTCCGGGTTGACGGGACCGGATTTTCAGGCGTGTAATTTCACTCGTGTCGTTCACCGCGGATAGCCGCGAGAACAGCGGGTATGCCAAGCGGCGAACGACCACACACGGGTGGATTTCCAGGGTCGAGGAGGCAGCGATGGGTGAGGTATTCCTCCCCTTGCTCGGGGGCGTCGAGCGAGAGATGACATGGCAGGAGCAGGCTCTCTGCGCCCAGACGGATCCGGAGGCCTTCTTCCCGGAGAAGGGCGGATCGACCCGGGAGGCGAAGAAGGTGTGCCTGGGCTGCACGGTCCGCAACGACTGCCTGGAGTACGCGCTGGGGCACGACGAGCGCTTCGGCATCTGGGGCGGCATGTCCGAGCGTGAGCGCCGTCGTCTGAAGAAGCGCGCGGTCTGACGCAAAAGCGGCGGAACGGGTGAGCGGGCCCGAGGTTCGGGCCCGCCCTCC
This window of the Sporichthya brevicatena genome carries:
- a CDS encoding coenzyme F420-0:L-glutamate ligase, producing MTELQIRPVLGIGEVRPGDDLAALAAAHADLQDGDVLVVSSKVVSKAEGRILRAPDREAAIDAEAVRVVAYRRGTRIVQTRHGLVLAAAGVDASNTEPGTVLLLPEDPDASARALRAGLRERGSDVAVVITDSLGRPWRQGVVDVAIGVAGLAPAEDLRGGTDSYGNLLEVTVVATADEVAAAAELVKTKLGGIPMAVVRGLTHLTTREDGPGARALIRPAEDDMFSLGTAEARRTAVTNRRTVRHFTDDPVDPGAVDRALATALTAPAPHHTTPFRFVRLTSAESRTRLLDAMHEAWVADLRADGMTEHQIEVRTRRGEVLRRAPLIVVPCVVRDGAHAYPDAARSAAERDMFTVAGGAAVQSLLIALAAEGLGSAWVSSTLFCPEVTRTALDLPADWDPLGAVAIGVPAAPPTPRPDLSPDARAQFLRDL
- the cofD gene encoding 2-phospho-L-lactate transferase, whose protein sequence is MRITVLAGGIGAARFLRGLLAHLHATVPGAEVTVVGNTGDDITLFGLHVSPDLDTVMYTLGGGIHPDQGWGRADETRAVQDELGAYGEPPDWFALGDKDIATHLVRTRMLREGATLSEATAALCARWQPGVTLLPMTDDPVTTRVDIEDPNGVLRTVHFQEYWVRLHAEPAALKIRFEGAEESRPAPGVLTAIAEADVIVFPPSNPVVSVGAILAVPGIRSAVAAATAPVVGVSPIIGGAPVRGMADKVLAAIGVETSAAAVALHYGPDLLDGWLVDTADAAAAETVAAAGIASRAVPLRMTDVDATAAMAAAALELVRRPEQ
- a CDS encoding WhiB family transcriptional regulator, with product MGEVFLPLLGGVEREMTWQEQALCAQTDPEAFFPEKGGSTREAKKVCLGCTVRNDCLEYALGHDERFGIWGGMSERERRRLKKRAV